One segment of Bacteroides caecimuris DNA contains the following:
- a CDS encoding RagB/SusD family nutrient uptake outer membrane protein, with protein MNILKYTNRFIKSGFVGITCLACFSSCNYLDVIPPAQPDMEDTMTDKSATLGFLFSCYAPILEFHTYNINYLENGSDETLYPLTWSGQCQKIQFGTANTTDGIGMWYTWYSALGQVHRFLQQIDILNPVGVTEDDKDEYKGECYFLDAYYHFRLLNTYGPIPIVSEMMDPNITKNEMPGRSHFDYCVKYIVDKLDQAAYLLPDKRELSDAGRADATICKCIKARVLLYAASPLWNGSFYDKSWKNSKYETPGYGNELVSSQYERKKWETALTACQEAFAAAEKAGYKLFDIETANSIAEKQKVPLPFIPGKEEDTPENELFKERVRMFQYLVASNESDGNNELIWGVNTKRMGPTDYWPTLSQAPRKIIKTNGTTWHSMSGWSFNAPTLNTVQRFYTENGKLPADDNDFYHKSEWYTRFYEGTSSPALERDDIDKEDVKNDIIKFNAAREARYYAWIAFDGCQYATNIRDGEPLWLNLKNSATNGYVLNDRNYTGTGFMTKKFMTPDIKYDKTNKVTGTPTRLPFVRMAELYLNLAECYAALGNNKEALKQLNFVRRRAGFDDLEEADMPRMNMSVVDLIRNERFVELFKEGHRYYDMRRWTIAPQVSGAGKIYVLNNNKVDPTFEEFNKPILAEQPLRWYNRLYLLPPDDTEIYSNPQLVQSPGY; from the coding sequence ATGAACATTTTAAAGTATACCAATCGATTCATAAAATCAGGTTTTGTCGGCATAACCTGCCTGGCCTGTTTTTCTTCATGCAATTACTTGGATGTCATTCCTCCGGCACAACCGGACATGGAAGATACGATGACAGACAAATCTGCAACACTGGGATTTTTATTTTCCTGCTATGCTCCAATACTGGAGTTTCATACATATAATATCAATTATCTTGAAAATGGTTCGGACGAGACACTTTATCCACTGACGTGGTCAGGGCAATGCCAGAAAATTCAGTTTGGTACAGCTAATACAACTGATGGTATCGGAATGTGGTATACATGGTATTCTGCATTAGGGCAAGTACATCGTTTCCTACAACAGATTGATATCTTAAATCCGGTCGGAGTGACAGAAGATGATAAAGACGAATACAAAGGCGAGTGTTACTTTTTGGATGCATATTACCATTTCCGATTGCTGAATACTTACGGCCCCATTCCTATCGTTTCGGAAATGATGGACCCTAACATAACTAAGAATGAGATGCCGGGACGTTCGCACTTTGATTATTGTGTGAAATACATTGTTGATAAACTTGATCAGGCTGCCTATCTGCTTCCCGATAAACGAGAACTTAGTGATGCGGGACGTGCTGATGCCACTATTTGTAAGTGTATTAAAGCCCGTGTGCTACTTTATGCCGCTTCTCCTTTATGGAATGGTTCGTTCTACGATAAGAGTTGGAAAAATAGCAAATACGAAACTCCGGGATATGGTAATGAACTGGTAAGTTCTCAATATGAACGAAAAAAATGGGAAACTGCATTGACCGCGTGTCAGGAGGCTTTCGCAGCTGCCGAGAAGGCGGGTTATAAATTGTTTGATATAGAAACCGCTAATTCGATAGCTGAAAAACAAAAAGTTCCATTGCCTTTTATACCCGGCAAAGAAGAAGATACACCGGAGAATGAGTTGTTTAAAGAACGTGTTCGTATGTTCCAGTATTTGGTAGCTTCGAACGAAAGTGACGGAAACAACGAACTTATTTGGGGAGTGAACACAAAGCGTATGGGACCGACGGACTATTGGCCTACACTTTCGCAAGCCCCCAGAAAGATTATCAAAACGAACGGAACTACCTGGCATTCAATGAGTGGTTGGTCTTTCAATGCGCCGACGCTGAACACCGTACAGCGTTTTTATACGGAAAATGGGAAACTGCCTGCTGACGATAATGATTTCTATCATAAAAGCGAGTGGTATACCCGCTTTTATGAGGGTACTTCGAGTCCGGCTTTAGAGAGAGATGATATTGATAAGGAAGACGTAAAGAACGACATTATCAAGTTTAATGCCGCCCGGGAAGCTCGTTATTATGCGTGGATTGCTTTTGACGGTTGCCAGTATGCTACGAATATACGTGATGGAGAACCGCTCTGGCTCAATCTGAAGAATAGTGCTACGAATGGATATGTGCTTAATGACCGTAACTATACCGGAACAGGATTTATGACGAAGAAGTTTATGACACCCGATATCAAGTATGACAAGACGAACAAAGTGACGGGAACTCCTACTCGGTTGCCGTTTGTCCGTATGGCGGAACTATATTTGAATCTTGCCGAATGTTATGCGGCATTAGGGAATAATAAAGAGGCCTTGAAACAACTCAATTTCGTACGCAGACGTGCCGGTTTTGATGACTTGGAAGAGGCGGATATGCCAAGGATGAATATGAGTGTAGTCGATTTGATTCGTAACGAACGTTTTGTTGAATTGTTTAAGGAAGGACATCGTTACTACGATATGCGTCGCTGGACAATCGCTCCTCAAGTATCTGGTGCCGGTAAAATTTATGTTTTGAACAACAACAAGGTAGATCCTACTTTTGAGGAATTTAATAAACCGATATTAGCGGAACAACCATTGAGATGGTATAATCGTTTGTATTTACTTCCACCGGATGACACGGAAATATACAGTAATCCGCAGTTAGTGCAGTCTCCCGGTTATTAA
- a CDS encoding SusC/RagA family TonB-linked outer membrane protein, with translation MDLNSLKKKQRMVVALPLFACILGSYPLDAVAENSGIPVQEVLQNKAPLKRTLYGTVIDATSGESLVGVNIRVKGSDRGTITDLDGKFKLEVTNKTELECSYIGYKSQTVIVGDLGVIQIKMVSDNEVLDEVVIIGAGTQKKVSVTGSIASVKGTVLKAPSSSLTNNLAGKLSGVVAKTNSGEPGAASDFYIRGINTFGGVATPLILLNGVEISSGDLNTIPAETIESFTILKDASATAIYGNRGANGVMLVTTKSGSENTKATVNVSLETSYFQPMNRIEFADGPTYMRKFNEARQARDYDDVYNADQIQYTADGINPYAYPNVDWYDTIFKKGNFNQRANVNVQGGGSRVTYFLSLQANHDTGLMNTPKNYFYDTNFNTWEYNFQNNISYKLSNTTTVDLRIMTQMGHRNGPEYSTADMYKSVMATNPVSFPAAFPAQEGDRGHIRFGNVVLIPGVYGENPYANMLKSFQEVNYNTMNTSLNVAQKLDFITEGLSAKVLVNFKNYSHSKYKRSIDPFYYQMKANSFDPETNEYDLEALKTGKYFIEESDHKKEQDQTFYLDARLDWKRSFGYHNLTAMAMYMMREYRNSILPNRNQGYSGRITYDYANKYLVEFNFGYNGSERLASGTRFEFFPAVSLGWVVSNEDFWEPASKYINHLKIRGSYGLVGSDQFNKDAPHFLYYNQINFAPNAGINEFYDKRLIYSTGMPGSTIVREGPEFKTLAIQNAGWERVKKLNVGVDISFFDQVNLTFDYFYDHRDRILMKRASFPSLLGYGGYVPWSNIGEVINKGVEISLNWNKQFGKNWFVDFRGNFTFNRNKYEYADEPDYPYVWQTKTGKPLNTLTGYLADGLFSSQEEIDNWADQSQLGGNNLRPGDIKYRDINGDGQITEQDQVMLSPYADIPNIQYGFGLNLTYKKFDFGVFFNGSAKRKIMINEGYAPFQSGGGDGHSGQTLPTNLMQWIADGHWSVDNPNPNAVYPRLGTTISDIQNNIVKSSFWMRNANFLRFKTLEFGYTFPHCRVYFNGDNLAVFSPFKLWDPELAWNAYPLQRTFNLGVQLTF, from the coding sequence ATGGATTTAAATTCATTGAAAAAGAAGCAAAGAATGGTGGTTGCCTTGCCATTGTTTGCTTGTATTCTCGGCAGTTATCCGTTGGATGCCGTGGCTGAGAATAGTGGTATTCCTGTGCAAGAGGTTTTGCAAAACAAAGCTCCATTGAAACGCACTTTATATGGAACTGTGATTGATGCTACCAGTGGCGAGTCACTGGTAGGGGTTAATATCCGCGTTAAAGGTAGTGACCGAGGTACTATTACCGACCTTGATGGTAAATTCAAATTAGAGGTGACTAACAAAACGGAATTGGAATGTTCTTATATCGGTTATAAGAGCCAGACGGTAATAGTAGGTGATTTGGGCGTTATCCAGATTAAAATGGTGTCGGATAATGAAGTATTGGATGAAGTTGTGATTATCGGTGCCGGTACGCAGAAGAAAGTCTCAGTGACAGGTTCTATTGCCAGCGTGAAAGGTACTGTCCTGAAAGCTCCGTCTTCTTCATTGACCAACAACCTTGCCGGTAAATTGTCTGGTGTGGTTGCAAAAACGAATAGTGGTGAACCGGGAGCAGCTTCCGATTTCTATATTCGTGGTATCAATACGTTCGGTGGCGTAGCCACACCTTTGATTTTGCTCAATGGAGTGGAAATCTCATCCGGCGACTTGAACACGATTCCGGCAGAAACAATTGAAAGTTTCACCATACTGAAAGATGCATCTGCAACAGCTATTTATGGTAACCGGGGTGCGAATGGTGTCATGTTGGTGACAACGAAAAGCGGTTCTGAAAATACGAAAGCAACCGTGAACGTGTCGTTGGAAACTTCTTATTTCCAGCCAATGAATCGTATTGAGTTTGCAGACGGTCCTACTTACATGCGCAAGTTTAACGAAGCCCGTCAGGCACGTGATTATGATGACGTTTATAATGCCGACCAAATTCAATACACTGCAGATGGAATCAATCCGTACGCATATCCAAACGTGGACTGGTATGATACTATATTTAAAAAAGGAAATTTTAACCAACGTGCTAATGTTAATGTACAGGGGGGTGGTTCAAGAGTTACCTACTTCCTAAGCTTGCAGGCCAACCACGATACAGGTTTGATGAATACGCCAAAGAACTATTTCTATGACACTAACTTCAACACGTGGGAATATAATTTTCAGAACAATATCTCCTACAAATTATCCAATACAACAACAGTAGACCTGCGTATCATGACACAAATGGGACATCGTAATGGTCCTGAGTACTCTACTGCTGATATGTATAAAAGTGTAATGGCCACCAATCCCGTATCGTTTCCTGCTGCTTTTCCAGCACAAGAGGGGGACAGGGGGCATATCCGTTTCGGTAATGTAGTATTAATCCCGGGAGTATATGGTGAGAATCCATATGCCAATATGTTGAAGTCGTTTCAAGAAGTCAATTATAATACAATGAACACTTCTTTGAATGTGGCTCAGAAATTAGATTTCATCACAGAAGGACTGAGTGCGAAGGTATTGGTTAACTTTAAAAATTATTCACACTCCAAATATAAACGTTCTATCGACCCTTTCTATTATCAGATGAAAGCGAACTCTTTCGATCCGGAAACAAATGAGTATGATTTGGAAGCATTGAAAACCGGAAAATATTTTATTGAAGAGTCCGATCACAAAAAAGAACAGGACCAGACTTTCTATTTGGATGCACGGTTGGACTGGAAACGTAGTTTCGGATATCATAATCTCACCGCCATGGCAATGTACATGATGCGTGAATATCGCAATTCCATACTTCCTAATCGTAACCAAGGTTATTCAGGTCGTATCACTTACGACTATGCCAATAAATATCTTGTAGAGTTCAACTTCGGATATAACGGTTCCGAACGTTTGGCTTCGGGTACACGTTTCGAGTTTTTCCCTGCTGTGTCTCTCGGATGGGTGGTAAGTAACGAAGATTTCTGGGAACCGGCTTCAAAGTATATCAACCATTTGAAAATCAGAGGTTCTTACGGGCTGGTTGGTAGCGATCAGTTCAACAAAGATGCTCCCCATTTCCTTTATTACAATCAGATTAATTTCGCTCCTAATGCTGGTATAAATGAGTTCTACGACAAAAGATTAATATACTCTACCGGTATGCCGGGTAGTACGATTGTCCGTGAAGGACCTGAATTCAAAACTCTTGCCATACAGAACGCAGGTTGGGAACGTGTGAAAAAATTAAATGTCGGAGTTGATATTTCATTTTTCGATCAAGTGAATCTTACATTTGATTATTTCTATGACCATCGTGACCGGATTTTGATGAAGCGTGCTTCTTTCCCCAGTTTATTGGGATATGGAGGGTATGTGCCTTGGAGTAATATTGGTGAAGTAATCAACAAAGGTGTGGAAATAAGCCTAAACTGGAATAAACAATTCGGTAAGAACTGGTTTGTTGATTTCCGCGGAAACTTTACTTTCAACCGTAATAAATATGAATATGCTGACGAACCGGACTATCCGTATGTATGGCAGACGAAAACCGGCAAACCGTTGAATACACTAACCGGATATTTAGCCGACGGATTATTCAGCAGTCAAGAAGAGATAGACAACTGGGCGGATCAGTCGCAATTGGGGGGGAACAACCTGCGTCCGGGTGATATCAAGTATCGGGATATTAACGGTGACGGACAAATCACGGAACAAGACCAAGTAATGCTTTCTCCCTATGCAGACATTCCCAATATTCAATACGGTTTTGGCTTAAATCTAACTTATAAGAAGTTTGATTTTGGTGTATTCTTCAATGGTTCTGCCAAACGTAAGATTATGATTAATGAGGGATATGCTCCTTTCCAAAGCGGAGGAGGTGACGGACATTCAGGGCAAACTCTGCCGACTAACTTGATGCAATGGATTGCCGACGGGCATTGGTCGGTAGATAATCCGAATCCAAATGCGGTTTATCCCCGCTTGGGAACAACTATCAGTGACATTCAAAATAATATTGTGAAGAGTTCCTTCTGGATGCGCAATGCTAATTTTTTACGGTTCAAAACACTGGAATTCGGTTATACATTCCCTCATTGCCGTGTTTATTTCAATGGGGACAATCTTGCAGTGTTCAGCCCGTTCAAATTATGGGATCCGGAGCTTGCATGGAATGCCTACCCATTGCAGCGTACTTTCAATCTTGGAGTACAACTTACATTCTAA
- a CDS encoding glycoside hydrolase family 97 protein, giving the protein MKKILIGVIGVLIQLAVSGAVYGKVLNVYSPDGTVKVSIELKDKIYYSVFTGDDILLDRCTMGMTLSDGTLGVKPVLRKVRKGTVDESRKREIPLKNETVRNHYNYLRMNMAGDYTVEFRVFDDGVAYRFITDRKSPIEVVGEDFNINFPTDYRACLGEAHAFSTSYESVYTCMQTESYRKDDIMAYLPALLETPGGCKILISEADLTDYPCMFLKSTGNNGMYALFPKCPVRFEDDNDYKFKILEEASYIARTSGKRSFPWRFFVIAKNEKVLVENEMVYKLSAPCELADYSWVKPGKSSWEWWNPRIYDVDFRVGANTQTYKYYIDFAAELGLEYTLMDGAWMAAASDPWTPHPEIDLPEVIRYAKEHNVKILLWLSWLTVEKHFDQLFAKYAEWGVAGLKIDFMERSDQWMVNFYERVAKEAAKHKLVIDFHGSFKPAGLECRYPNVLSYEGVVGMEMGKRCDPANSIWLPFIRNTVGPMDFTPGAMNNVHPEENHFDIWTHGNPAASGTRAYQMALYVVFESGLQMLADSPTLYYRERPCTDFIASVPVVWDETRVLDAKLGEYIVIARRSGDKWFVGAITNGEPRTVTVNLDFLSPNRDFHLTGFADGMNADRSAMDYIRRESEIRSTSTLTLKMVRNGGYVGVIE; this is encoded by the coding sequence ATGAAGAAGATACTCATTGGAGTGATAGGGGTGCTCATTCAACTTGCAGTCAGCGGTGCTGTCTACGGGAAAGTACTGAACGTATATTCTCCCGACGGTACTGTAAAAGTCAGCATCGAGCTGAAAGATAAGATTTATTATTCAGTCTTTACCGGTGATGATATATTATTAGATAGGTGTACGATGGGGATGACCCTTTCCGATGGTACATTGGGAGTAAAACCTGTGCTGAGAAAAGTGCGGAAAGGCACGGTAGATGAAAGCAGGAAGCGGGAGATTCCCCTGAAAAATGAAACGGTGCGCAATCATTATAATTATTTGCGCATGAATATGGCGGGAGATTATACTGTAGAATTTCGTGTTTTTGATGACGGTGTAGCCTATCGTTTCATTACTGATAGAAAAAGTCCGATAGAGGTAGTCGGAGAAGATTTCAATATCAACTTTCCTACCGATTATCGTGCCTGTTTGGGTGAAGCACATGCTTTCTCCACCTCTTATGAGTCTGTTTATACCTGTATGCAGACGGAAAGTTACCGGAAGGATGATATCATGGCTTATTTGCCGGCATTGCTTGAAACGCCCGGTGGTTGTAAGATTTTGATATCGGAAGCCGACCTTACCGATTATCCCTGTATGTTTCTGAAAAGTACAGGTAACAATGGAATGTATGCCTTGTTTCCCAAATGTCCTGTCCGTTTCGAGGACGATAATGATTACAAATTCAAAATTTTGGAAGAAGCCTCGTATATTGCCCGGACGTCAGGAAAAAGAAGTTTCCCCTGGCGTTTCTTCGTGATTGCGAAAAACGAAAAGGTATTGGTTGAGAATGAAATGGTATATAAACTCTCAGCACCCTGTGAACTTGCCGATTATAGTTGGGTAAAACCTGGTAAATCAAGTTGGGAATGGTGGAATCCCCGTATTTATGATGTAGATTTCAGAGTGGGTGCCAATACGCAGACTTATAAATATTATATAGACTTTGCAGCGGAGTTGGGGTTGGAATATACATTGATGGACGGTGCTTGGATGGCAGCCGCCAGTGATCCTTGGACTCCTCATCCGGAAATCGATCTGCCGGAGGTTATCCGCTATGCCAAAGAGCATAATGTGAAGATTCTGCTTTGGCTGAGTTGGCTTACAGTAGAAAAACATTTTGACCAATTGTTCGCCAAGTATGCCGAATGGGGAGTAGCAGGATTAAAGATAGATTTTATGGAACGCAGCGACCAGTGGATGGTGAATTTCTATGAGCGTGTAGCTAAAGAAGCAGCCAAACACAAACTCGTAATCGATTTCCATGGTTCTTTCAAGCCTGCCGGACTGGAGTGCCGTTACCCCAATGTGCTTTCGTACGAAGGAGTGGTAGGTATGGAGATGGGCAAGCGTTGCGATCCTGCGAACAGCATTTGGCTGCCTTTCATCCGTAACACTGTAGGACCGATGGATTTTACTCCGGGAGCCATGAATAATGTTCATCCAGAAGAAAACCATTTTGATATATGGACGCATGGGAATCCTGCCGCTTCGGGGACACGTGCCTATCAGATGGCACTGTATGTAGTATTTGAAAGCGGGCTGCAAATGTTGGCGGACAGTCCTACGTTGTATTATCGCGAACGTCCCTGTACGGATTTCATAGCCAGTGTTCCTGTGGTATGGGATGAGACGAGAGTTTTGGATGCCAAGTTGGGCGAATATATAGTTATTGCCCGTCGGAGTGGAGATAAGTGGTTCGTGGGGGCTATTACGAATGGTGAGCCGCGTACTGTCACGGTCAACCTCGATTTCCTTTCTCCCAATAGGGATTTTCATCTGACCGGCTTTGCCGACGGCATGAATGCCGACCGTTCGGCGATGGATTACATAAGGCGGGAGTCAGAGATTCGCTCTACTTCTACATTGACGTTGAAGATGGTTCGCAACGGAGGATATGTGGGAGTGATTGAGTAA
- a CDS encoding glycoside hydrolase family 99-like domain-containing protein: MRTITKNAWRSFCMAAAMTAICSCTPSTQKVDRQTEKQDDYYVAAYIWPSCHNDPMGQDTLWGEGIGEWEVIKKGNPRFEGHYQPKVPLWGYEMDDDTQVMEKWIDVATAHGINMFIFDWYWYDGQPFLESTVNNGFLKAKNNEKMKFYLMWANHHVAHNYWNVHRYKDDKSRLWNGTADWDNFKIIVERVIRQYFHKPNYFKIDGCPVFSIFGYYELRENFGDAKGVKKAMDYFREEVKKAGFPNLHLQLIGDGFPFPEFMEMVATVGVNSVTKYNWGWPFEEDYVSWGTKAMQRREQWTQALDSLGVPFFPNASIGWDDSPRFPNKKADEIVHYNDSPESFAAFLQKTKEYVDQRPGRPKLITINSWNEWVEGSYLLPDMKNGFGYLNAVKQVMNGEYENFGNKN, from the coding sequence ATGAGGACAATCACCAAAAACGCATGGAGAAGTTTCTGTATGGCGGCAGCTATGACAGCAATTTGCTCATGTACCCCGTCCACTCAAAAAGTAGACAGACAAACTGAGAAACAAGATGACTATTATGTGGCAGCTTATATCTGGCCGTCATGCCACAACGACCCGATGGGACAAGACACTCTATGGGGAGAAGGCATCGGTGAATGGGAAGTCATCAAAAAAGGTAATCCCCGTTTCGAAGGACACTACCAGCCGAAGGTACCTTTGTGGGGATATGAAATGGATGATGACACGCAAGTAATGGAGAAATGGATTGATGTGGCAACCGCCCATGGCATCAATATGTTTATCTTCGACTGGTACTGGTATGATGGACAGCCTTTTCTGGAAAGCACCGTCAACAACGGATTCCTGAAAGCCAAGAATAACGAAAAAATGAAATTCTACCTGATGTGGGCCAATCACCACGTGGCACACAATTATTGGAATGTACACCGGTACAAGGATGACAAATCGCGTCTATGGAACGGTACGGCAGACTGGGATAACTTCAAAATCATCGTAGAACGGGTGATACGCCAATATTTCCACAAGCCAAACTATTTCAAAATAGACGGTTGCCCGGTATTTTCCATTTTCGGTTACTACGAATTGCGCGAGAACTTCGGTGATGCCAAAGGAGTGAAGAAGGCGATGGATTACTTCAGAGAGGAGGTGAAAAAAGCCGGATTCCCGAATTTACATCTCCAGCTTATCGGTGATGGCTTCCCCTTCCCCGAATTTATGGAAATGGTGGCTACGGTAGGCGTCAACAGTGTAACAAAATACAACTGGGGATGGCCTTTCGAAGAAGACTATGTATCATGGGGAACAAAAGCCATGCAACGCAGGGAACAGTGGACGCAAGCACTGGATTCGCTCGGAGTTCCTTTCTTCCCGAATGCATCTATCGGTTGGGATGATTCCCCCCGGTTCCCGAACAAAAAAGCCGATGAAATCGTGCATTATAACGATTCGCCCGAAAGTTTTGCTGCTTTCTTGCAAAAGACGAAAGAGTACGTAGACCAACGCCCTGGACGTCCCAAACTGATTACAATCAACTCTTGGAACGAATGGGTGGAAGGCAGCTATCTCCTGCCCGATATGAAGAACGGTTTCGGTTACTTGAACGCCGTAAAACAAGTGATGAACGGTGAATATGAGAATTTTGGAAATAAAAACTAA
- a CDS encoding glycoside hydrolase family 97 protein, translating into MMKRKFGMLGLLFLSLTFGACQDSNENEIIEPEPQPPVAMGKDTTLESPDGGLKVEISTEGNITYTVSHNGVTVVNASPVSMTLDDGQTWGKGSTFIGSTKESVNTTIDSPFYIRKSVNDIYNELTLHFSEEFRIVFRAYNEGMAYHFESERKKNFKVLSEEVDFSFPSSFTMTAALSPGATDTWQRNANNSYENFYQYDIKEISGGCQLAMLPLMVKCEGKILCIAEANVKNYPSMFIRKMPGNHLAGYQQERVRSAYRDGSYKWPSEWYKYIASCEGSMTFPWRILMVMDKESQLLDNDMIYKLAPARSKLFDTSWIKPGMSTWDWMTAYSLDGVGTPGIHLENYIYHINFAKEMGIPYITIDAGSINMWGTDFSYDSCLKDVIEQARKSNIGVWVWMEAAFFSDVLEKADNSTFEYIFRRLSNDGIKGIKIDFFERSDQEYIDLQWKIAEMAAKYKLLLNLHSSPVPHGLHRAYPNILAYEAVKGQEHLKYEGGRNGDWITYDVTFPFLRGMAGPTDYTAGLMRNASHSKWTVNHDRPISKGTRCRQIADYIVFFSGLGTLADNITTYEKEKECARFLASIPTVWDETKVLTSKLGEYISIARQNGKDWFVGALNNRTDSRSLTLDLSFLDSGTYEAEIFKDGDNANTDATSYKRELITISDSRQLSIEMKNGGGFAARIYKK; encoded by the coding sequence ATGATGAAACGAAAATTTGGAATGTTAGGACTCCTGTTTCTGTCGCTAACTTTCGGTGCATGCCAAGATAGCAATGAGAATGAAATAATTGAGCCGGAACCACAGCCACCTGTAGCTATGGGTAAGGACACGACATTAGAGTCACCCGATGGAGGGCTAAAAGTGGAAATTTCGACTGAAGGAAATATCACGTATACCGTCTCACACAATGGTGTAACAGTGGTAAACGCATCCCCCGTCTCCATGACACTGGACGACGGACAAACCTGGGGAAAAGGTTCTACTTTCATCGGTTCTACCAAAGAATCGGTCAACACAACCATTGATTCGCCGTTTTATATCCGAAAATCGGTGAATGATATCTACAATGAACTGACATTGCACTTCTCCGAAGAGTTCCGCATCGTGTTCAGAGCTTACAACGAAGGAATGGCTTACCACTTCGAATCAGAGCGGAAAAAGAATTTCAAGGTCCTATCGGAAGAAGTGGATTTCAGTTTCCCCTCCAGCTTCACTATGACAGCCGCTCTTAGTCCGGGAGCTACAGATACATGGCAGAGAAACGCAAACAACAGCTATGAGAATTTCTATCAGTATGATATCAAGGAAATCTCCGGCGGATGCCAGTTAGCTATGTTGCCGTTGATGGTGAAATGCGAAGGGAAAATCTTGTGTATCGCTGAAGCGAATGTTAAAAACTACCCAAGTATGTTCATTCGCAAAATGCCGGGCAATCACTTGGCAGGTTATCAACAGGAACGTGTCAGAAGTGCCTATCGTGACGGTTCATACAAATGGCCTTCCGAATGGTATAAATATATTGCCAGTTGCGAAGGTTCCATGACATTCCCCTGGCGCATCCTCATGGTGATGGACAAGGAGTCGCAGTTGCTGGACAACGACATGATATACAAATTGGCACCAGCACGCAGCAAATTGTTCGACACGTCGTGGATTAAACCCGGCATGAGCACATGGGACTGGATGACAGCCTATTCTCTTGATGGAGTAGGTACCCCGGGTATCCATTTAGAAAATTACATATACCACATCAACTTTGCCAAAGAAATGGGTATCCCTTACATCACTATCGATGCAGGAAGTATCAATATGTGGGGAACCGATTTTTCTTATGATTCTTGCTTAAAAGATGTCATCGAACAAGCTAGAAAGAGTAACATAGGTGTATGGGTGTGGATGGAAGCGGCTTTCTTCTCCGATGTATTGGAGAAGGCAGATAACAGCACGTTTGAATACATATTCAGAAGGCTGAGCAATGACGGTATCAAAGGTATAAAAATAGACTTCTTTGAACGTAGCGACCAAGAATATATTGACCTGCAATGGAAAATAGCGGAAATGGCAGCTAAATACAAACTCCTGCTCAACCTGCACAGTTCTCCTGTTCCCCACGGACTGCACCGTGCCTATCCGAACATACTTGCATACGAAGCAGTAAAAGGACAGGAACATCTGAAATATGAGGGCGGCAGAAATGGCGACTGGATAACTTATGACGTCACTTTCCCCTTCCTGCGCGGTATGGCAGGCCCCACCGACTACACTGCGGGGCTGATGCGTAACGCTTCTCATAGCAAGTGGACAGTAAACCACGACCGTCCAATAAGCAAAGGTACCCGATGCCGACAAATAGCAGACTACATCGTATTCTTCTCCGGATTGGGTACGCTGGCGGATAACATCACAACGTACGAGAAAGAGAAAGAATGTGCCCGATTCTTAGCTTCCATCCCCACCGTATGGGATGAGACAAAGGTACTGACCAGCAAATTAGGAGAGTATATATCCATTGCACGACAAAACGGTAAAGACTGGTTTGTAGGTGCACTGAATAATCGGACAGATTCGCGCAGTCTGACACTTGACCTTTCTTTCCTTGATTCAGGCACATACGAAGCTGAAATATTCAAAGACGGCGATAACGCCAACACGGATGCTACAAGCTACAAACGAGAGCTCATCACTATCTCCGACAGCCGTCAGTTATCAATAGAGATGAAGAATGGCGGCGGATTTGCAGCCCGTATCTACAAGAAATAA